A genome region from Candidatus Neomarinimicrobiota bacterium includes the following:
- a CDS encoding cyclic nucleotide-binding domain-containing protein has translation MGNDSVWSNIFRNRRSESEEAHAIRKVPIFENLSPKEITAVEKLIHKRSYATDEEIFREKDPGGGMYIIMDGKVSIVKNYGGNHGQTLATLEDGDFFGEIALLDESPRTATAISLSDSMILGFYRTDLYELVDRRPKLAVKIIVNLARVVSERLRHSNANAQELREQLAAFEENSSESTA, from the coding sequence ATGGGCAACGATTCAGTTTGGAGTAACATATTCAGGAACCGGAGAAGTGAATCAGAGGAAGCGCATGCTATCCGGAAGGTTCCTATATTCGAAAACCTTTCACCCAAAGAGATTACCGCGGTTGAAAAACTTATCCATAAACGTTCTTACGCGACCGATGAAGAAATATTCCGTGAGAAAGACCCCGGCGGCGGTATGTACATCATTATGGATGGTAAGGTCTCCATCGTCAAGAACTACGGCGGCAACCACGGACAAACGCTCGCCACACTCGAAGACGGCGATTTCTTCGGCGAGATAGCACTGCTTGACGAATCTCCGAGAACAGCCACTGCCATCAGTTTGAGCGATTCGATGATACTCGGTTTCTACCGCACGGACCTGTATGAACTCGTCGACCGGCGCCCGAAACTCGCAGTGAAGATCATAGTAAATCTGGCTCGTGTGGTCAGCGAGAGACTGAGGCATTCAAACGCCAATGCGCAGGAGCTGCGCGAGCAATTGGCTGCGTTTGAAGAAAATTCTTCCGAATCCACGGCATGA
- a CDS encoding alpha/beta hydrolase, whose product MENLLKISLRMLAFGTLFYAVYSGYYFFMQRSIIYPRHVIRTPPDISESVPGLERIWLKTESGRTEAWYLLPSDSSKQLPAPAMIIAHGNAELIDHWLPIVQEIREMGMCVLLVEYPGYGRSEGTPDEASLTETFITAYDSLVSKPEVDAARIVLFGRSIGSGVICALADARPSAAMILMSPFRNVSSLASDYYLPGFLARDKFDNLNIIKSYDNPVLFVHGSRDRIIPYKHSEKLLAASLNGELITYERGHNDLIDDWSLFWNEVRPFLIRAGVLN is encoded by the coding sequence TTGGAAAACCTTTTAAAAATATCCTTGCGTATGCTTGCCTTCGGAACTCTGTTTTACGCTGTGTATTCCGGTTATTATTTCTTCATGCAGCGAAGCATTATCTATCCGCGCCATGTTATTCGTACACCGCCGGACATCTCCGAAAGTGTGCCGGGTCTTGAACGCATCTGGCTCAAAACGGAGTCGGGACGGACCGAAGCGTGGTATCTTCTACCGTCGGACAGTTCAAAGCAGCTGCCCGCTCCCGCGATGATTATAGCGCACGGCAACGCGGAACTGATCGACCACTGGCTCCCGATCGTGCAGGAGATCAGAGAAATGGGTATGTGCGTGCTGCTTGTTGAGTATCCGGGTTACGGACGCTCGGAAGGAACGCCGGACGAGGCGAGTCTGACCGAGACATTTATCACTGCGTATGATTCACTGGTAAGTAAACCGGAAGTTGACGCTGCGCGGATAGTGCTTTTCGGCAGGTCAATCGGAAGCGGCGTCATCTGCGCTCTTGCGGACGCTCGTCCTTCGGCAGCGATGATTTTGATGTCGCCGTTCAGAAACGTAAGTTCTCTGGCTTCGGATTATTACCTTCCCGGTTTTCTCGCGAGGGATAAGTTCGATAACCTCAATATCATTAAATCATACGACAATCCGGTTTTGTTCGTTCACGGCAGTAGAGACAGGATCATACCCTATAAACACAGCGAGAAACTTTTAGCGGCATCGCTTAACGGAGAACTGATCACATACGAAAGAGGACATAACGACCTTATCGATGATTGGAGCCTGTTCTGGAACGAGGTTAGACCATTCCTTATAAGAGCTGGAGTTTTGAATTAA